A portion of the Gossypium arboreum isolate Shixiya-1 chromosome 8, ASM2569848v2, whole genome shotgun sequence genome contains these proteins:
- the LOC108469265 gene encoding nuclear transcription factor Y subunit B-9-like, translating into MERGDEFSRFPKLAKSNSGLGIIQHGDSSDSINNVNNIFNITDSVSNAGNIFNITDNVSNAGNISNTSNTNAVSTMPPPGPVLREQDQYMPIANVIRIMRRILPPHAKISDEAKETIQECVSEFISFITGEANERCQSEQRKTVTAEDILCAMGKLGFDDYMEPLTVYLTRYRQSENERTSLRGDTFLKRGNAYGPMMMPPHGVAPFNAGFQEGMTDATSAAARAIMGGYNHGAPPGGAAGSSSQQAPFDNNLDPFDVFK; encoded by the exons ATGGAACGTGGTGATGAGTTCAGTCGTTTTCCCAAGCTTGCAAAATCAAATTCTG GTTTGGGTATCATTCAACATGGTGATTCATCGGACTCCATTAACAACGTTAACAACATCTTCAACATCACCGACAGTGTCAGCAATGCCGGCAACATCTTCAACATCACTGACAATGTCAGCAACGCCGGCAACATCTCCAACACCAGCAACACCAATGCCGTCAGCACCATGCCTCCACCGGGCCCGGTGTTGCGCGAACAGGATCAGTACATGCCAATAGCCAACGTGATCCGCATCATGCGCCGCATCCTACCACCCCATGCCAAAATCTCAGACGAAGCCAAAGAAACCATCCAAGAATGCGTTTCGGAGTTCATCAGTTTCATCACCGGGGAAGCCAACGAACGCTGCCAAAGCGAGCAACGCAAGACCGTCACCGCCGAGGACATCCTTTGTGCCATGGGAAAACTAGGCTTTGACGACTACATGGAGCCCCTCACCGTTTACTTGACCCGGTACAGGCAATCCGAAAACGAGAGGACTTCACTGCGCGGGGACACCTTTTTGAAGCGCGGGAATGCATATGGGCCAATGATGATGCCCCCTCACGGCGTCGCGCCTTTCAATGCGGGGTTTCAGGAAGGGATGACGGACGCCACCTCCGCCGCCGCCCGAGCCATCATGGGTGGATACAACCATGGTGCTCCTCCAGGTGGTGCCGCTGGATCATCATCGCAGCAGGCTCCTTTCGATAACAACTTGGATCCATTTGATGTGTTCAAATGA